The genomic window AACTGACTTGATACTTCTTCCTGGGATTGCATCTGGAATCCGAGAGCGAGTCAGAAACCCGTGTGTGCAAATTAGAAGCCGTCGTAATTGAGAAACCCGTTTCCGAGTTGCGCCTTTTTGATTATACAGTCCCGTGCAAGTATGAGTATATGGATATTGAGATGCCTAGACAGATGTATTCGATCTAACGACTAATTCGATCGATGGTCCGTAAGACAAACGTGAGACTCTCTGTTGTTGGGTGCTAAGTGGCGTAGTGGCGTATAAACAATGGAAGATGATCGCTAATTAATCTGTATCTATCAGGCACAGAAGTTATACGACTTGTGCGTGAGAtcgcaattaaattttgaGCTCAACAAAGGGCTAAGCCTATGGTGTTTGGAGATGTTGGGCAAACTTGGTGCAGGAGGAGTTGCACTTCGAAAAATCAGGTCTTTAAATAGTTTCATAAACTCATTAACATGCGACAGCTTTCAATATCGGAGTTAGGCAGCCGAATTACAATTAACAGACTGCGATGGTTAAAACCCGCCGTAAAACAGTAATTAACTTAGCACCTCCGCTTGTGTTAATCAATAGAGCTTTAATAATAGAACGCcactaaaaaaataaaatcttcCCTCAGTAATTTTCCAATGGCCCGAACAAGCCCCCAACCAAAACCCTTTAAACTTTGTAGATATGCCCTCGAGATTGCTCCAAAATCACGCAGGGTCCCTGTACTAATTACACCGAAGCGAGTGACTGGCACTGGCACACTGGAACACTTCGAAACAAACAGATTTAGGTAGAAGCACTTGTCTGGGGGCACCCGACCATATAATTTGGACGCCAATCTAGAGCTCGGCCCTGTCTTTTAGATGGCTTATCATTCGGCAGGCGGCAATCGAAGTAGATAAGACTAAATGCTAGCGTTTGGCCGTACAACAATCCGCTATTAGGCAAACCTCCACGATTGTGGAAAAACTGAGATCATTCAAACTATTCAGAATTTCACGGCTATGGCGGAGAACTGAGATCACTCGACCGGGCTAATGGCTTCAGCTTTTGTCCTGCCTTTTTCCCACACTCGAGTTTTACATAAGAGAAGGCTTTAAGCCCATTTCCTCTTGCCATTTGTCAAGGGAACTAGTCGGAGCATCCATTCTATTCGGTTCGGTGTTCCTATATGTCCGCACTTACAGATACGGTGTATCAAACAATTGGCTGTGGCACTATCGCCAATGTGAAACGAGAGAGCAGCGCAATCGATGTGCGTCATTCGGTCTTGGATAACTCGGAATCAATTGTGATCGAGATATAAATTGTCCGATGAAATTGTCCACACAGCTAAAATTCCTATCTGTAGACGGATTAAGTCAATTAACGAGGCATTACAAACTTTTATTCGGtaaattactttgtttttggACTCGGCACTACAGTATAGACAATATATGGAgatgcatacatatattcggTTGGTGGCAGAGCACATAAGGTAAAGGGCTATATTTTCCGTTCTTTGTTTTCTTAGTCGATATCTATGCACATAATGTTGAGCTcggaaatattatttttgtttttatttaaacattttagtATAGTGTTGTATTTCAAAATTAGACTTTAGTGCATTATATTGGGAACCCGTGCCCAAAATGCATTAGTTTATGCTGTATAAAATTATACTTACgtcaattaattataaattgaCCCTACAAGTGCCGCATTCTATAAATTCATGACAGCATTTATTTTAGCTAAGGCAAAAGTTTGACGTCAAAGGTTTGAGGTCGGCTATAGTTCTTAAGAGCGTCATTGAAAGCTCTGTGATAACGTCTAGAATCTAAAAGATATCGCAAACGTGACAGATACGGGTTGAAATATAGTTTTTGGTATTCTTCGAATTTACAGGTCGCAGCAGCTGGAGCGATGATATCGGCTTCGATCTAAACGCCGAGTTTAACAGCAACTCGTACTTGAACAAGTAAGCTAAGCCCTCCATCCTCCAACGGAACAATATCCAATTTGCGCTAATTTACGTTTTCCCACCGCGATCAGTGAGAGCTTCCTGTCGTTCTCCCCTACGCTGACCACCCTGAAGCAGGAGCCACAGACGGAGCAGATCAAGCCGAGCCCCAAGGCATCCCTGGACAATGCCGCAGCATCGCCCCCCATCGCCATTGCCAAGTTGGATGAGGTCCAGAACTCTCCGCCGCAGGCTATTCCTGGCCAGGACTCGGCTAACGGACCTGGATCGGCCGGCAACGGCAAACATGACGTAAACTCCGGACTCGCCTGCGGGTGTGGCTCTCCTCAGGGTTCACCAATAGCCAACGCGGAGTATGAGTTGAATGAAAAGGGAAAGCCCCAGCAACTTAGCGTTTTGGATCCAGCAAAAATCGAGATCGGTTCGGCCAACGGAGCTCCCCATGCTGATGATCACAAGTAAggattattatgtatttagtATAGTTTATACTGCATTGCGTGTAATCTTTTTTCTACAAACCAATagttttaaatgaatttagaTTATATGAAAATGAAGTACAGTTTTGACAATCTTATAATAACATCCTTGCCTTTCCAGATTTCAGTACATTTTAGCAGCAGCCACTTCGATTGCAACCAAGAACAATGAGGAGACTTTGACGTACCTCAACCAAGGCCAAAGCTACGAAATAAAGTTGAAGAAGATCGGAGACCTGTCCCTCTATAGGGATAAAATACTGAAGGTGAGTCCAAAGTCTCTGTCCGCAGCCTCCAATTGAGGCGGAGAGTCATGTGATGCGGTGAATTATTTGACTGTCGAGTGAGCGACTTGGTCATCGCGTCTGTGTGACCGCATGTCTGTATATGGGGGGCtcaattgattttaataaGCCTCAATTAAGCCTTGCGACTTGAGGGATGCGGAGGCATTACCAGTCCATGTACATGTGAAATCTGCGTGTGCGAAAAAACTTTCCAAATGACTTCACTTCTTGCCACTTCTCACAAAACCGTTTCCCTCCCATTCCCTTTTGCAGAGCGTGATCAAGATCTGCTTCCACGAGCGCCGCCTGCAGTTCATGGAGCGCGAGCAGATGCAGCAATGGCAGCAATCCCGCCCAGGCGAACGCATCATTGAGGTGGACGTACCGCTCTCGTACGGCCTCTGCCACGTGTCGCAGCCACTGAGCTCCGGCTCACTGAACACTGTCGAGATCTTCTGGGACCCACTGAAGGAGGTCGGCGTCTACATCAAGGTCAACTGCATTTCAACCGAATTTACCCCAAAGAAACACGGCGGCGAAAAGGGTGTGCCCTTCCGACTGCAAATTGAAACCTATATAGAAAACACAAACAGTGCCACCACCAGCGGCTcgggcagcaacaacagcgccAGCGGCAGCGGAAGCGGAAACAGTGGCTCCACTGCCCCAGCATCACCGGAACGGACTGCCAATGGCAGCAATGGCAAACAAGCGGTCCACGCAGCTGCCTGCCAGATCAAGGTGAGTTAGGACAACTGCACCTAACGTATTCTTGGTTAGGCACGTTTATTGTCCGCTTAACGGAGAGAGTCTCCTATATGGTCCGTTCATATGATGCAGGATTCCATTTAAAAGATAGTAAAAGATTGTATTGCTTTTCTTCGTCAGTAAGCTAGATCTTAAATAGTTACTAATTTACTTCTTACACAAATACAGAGAGATTCAGCGGAATTAGATAGCTGTATGTATGTTGTCCGTTGATATCATCTTTATAGAGAACGacctattttatttttaagttatgGCCACTTCTGTCCAAAAATACCCAACGGAATTTTACGGGAGAGAACGTAATCAGAAGCTACTCTGCTTTTCCAAACAACAAGTACCATAAAAagtgtttaatttgtttgtgcCAATAAAATTATCTACACTTGTATTCATATCTGGGACTTACTGCTATcctaaaaaaacaagaaacaaaaagatttttgaagTGATAATCATTATATAAAGGTTTTGAGTTTAATTGCCTGTAAAACTAGCATAGGGCGAATATATTCGATAATTGCCCTTTTCATAATAAATGTGTATAAGCACGATTACAGCTTATCATATTCCGTACAATCCGCTTAGAAAACGTATATTAAACGAATGTTCTTACAGGTTTTCAAGCTAAAGGGAGCTGACCGCAAACATAAACAGGATCGGGAGAAGATCCAGAAGCGGCCTCAATCGGAGCAGGAGAAGTTCCAGCCCAGCTACGAGTGTACCATCATGAACGACATATCCCTGGATCTGGTGATGTCCACCACCACTACTGGCTGCTACAGCCCCGAATAGTAAGTATTTCGATTCTTCAGATAATAAGAGAGATATAGAATCGTAGTGGGGCAGGGAAAATTCCCCCAGTTGTCATAGTTTCTGCTCCAGAATTGGGTAACAATTTTTATTGCGCTGCGCTGTCCCACAATCTTCCAATTGAGCCCGCAAATTTTTCCACAACTCTTGTTTATGTGACAGCTACAGACCGAGCTTTTTGATTTACGAACCAAGCGACTGCCGTACCATCCATTTACAGAACGTCCAGTTAAGATCAAGTGCATTTTACGTATTACGTAAATACTTGTTCTTTATCTGACCGTACAGTACGGTTCAGAGCCCTTAGGTAGGGTCTTAGCCatgtttattttcaatacaTTGTTATCCATGCAGTTCTCATCATAAGGTCAGACTATTGATTTAGATTTCGATTGATTTGAGTGATATAAGAACGCTTTTACATTGTATTTAAACTGCTACTTTTTGAATATAAAGATCAAAAGCATTATGTTTATTTGGGAAtccaaaacataaacaaacaaaccaagcGATTACACGTTGCTTTTGTGGTtctattaaatatgtattttatttagaatCAAATGTGAAGTGGAAAACGCTAGGTACAGATATTTCGGTGGAAATTTTCCATAACGAgagcaaatgaaaatcattCAGTTTGTCATTTGCATGATCACAATATCATAAAGATCAATCGAATTGAGAGCAGATACGAGCTTTATACAAAGAGAGAACACCTCGATCGGTGAGAGATCCGGAGAAATGGGACGAAAGAGATATGGATCCCGAGAGGTTTACAGAGAGAATTCGAAGGATAGTGGGGCTAAGAGATAAGTTAAGAGCACTGTGCTCCGTGGTCTTTGTTGTTATTGCGCCTGCTCCAAGCTATTTTTAGTTTAAAGTTGCTTTTAAccggtttttggttttggtctCTGTTCAatgatttcgtttttttgcATTCCGAGCACTATAGATAATGATGGCGAATGATATGCAGGTTGTATAAGGTCTTGTATTGTTGGGATCGATTTTATCGATCAGTTGCAGAAAAGCCTATGGATAGGTATTATCCACTCAAAAACCGGAAACGATGGGGGGGCGAAAGACGCAAGTCTGGATAACTTCCCCGGTGGTTAGGCAGCCATATAAAATAGATTCCAAACGGGTTTGCCTGACCAATCAGCCGCAACTGGGCGTATCGGGTGCCTCCTAAGCAAGGCAACTTGCTCGACGATGGGAAAATCGAATTGTGATTTCTGCGCTGGCGTTCCCCGCATTCGCGAACATGCGCTTGCATCTGAAGGATCGTCGCTCCTGCCCACCTCAGATACGGAACGAGCCCTACTGGATTTGTAGGATTTGCAGGAACGCTGGATAGCAGGCTTGTACTAATCACTTTCTGTGTCCTATTCCTTGCAGTATGAAACTTTGGCCGAACTCGCCCGTGCATATACCCAAGTACGATGGAATACTTCCGTTTGCGCCAAGTGCAGCTTCGCCGGCTACCAGCAGCAGCCCCATAGCCATCAACTCGGTGACATCGACCAACTCGCCCACCCTCAAGCTGATGGACACCACAAACATGGTCTCACCGCAGCATGTGCCCGCTGACATAGACGATTATGTAGGTGTCATTGCCCACTGCTCTCTAAGCAGACTTACTAACTAAACGACTCTTTATTGTCCATATCAGAGCCAGAATATAATGCCGGAATCGACGCCCTCACAAGTGACGCAGTGGCTGACCAATCATCGCCTCACGTCCTATCTCTCAACGTTCGCACAGTTCTCGGGAGCGGATATCATGCGGTATGTGATCTGGATCGCTTGGGAACCTTAGTTGTGCAATCGAACCGAATGTTTTACAATTATAGCTTCAAAGATAATATAGATAGtattatatatagatagataatATAGTATTAAGTGATACTAAGAACCCGAGTAGTTTTAATCGATGAAATTTTAGGATAGGTATAATTAAAAACGTCGGTCGATTGCAACTCACTTACTCTACTTAGGGGTTTTAGTTTTCAATCAATTCGTCAGAAAACTCCTCTTTTTCTGCTTAGCTGCGAGTCTTGGTTGCTTTTGATTATCATTTCATACGATTAAGCAATAAACAATATTACGTTTTAATCAGTTTGTTGAGCAATCTTGTTGACTGACATCTAATAAACTTACATAAAACAACTAAGGGACATGATGATTGCCCATCAAATCGATTACGACCAAGAAAACCGTAAAGTTTTTGCTTAAAAAGTTAAATGCCTTGATTAGATAGCTTGCATACTCAGTGAGATACTTGACTCGTTAAAAGTTATTACTCTCTAAACGGATTTATGGGTTTCTGTATGTAATAGTTCTACCTTTATCTCATGCCATATCGcacatttcaaatatttttgttctcgtgacttatttatattttggaATTATTTTTAGCATGTCCAAGGAGGATTTGATTCAAATTTGCGGCCTGGCCGATGGCATTCGCATGTTCAACATTTTGCGCGCCAAGTGAGTGTTACAATTTTGCAAAAATCAAATAGCTCTTCTAATTGTGAACCTTCCACCAGGACTATTGCTCCCAGGCTAACGTTGTACGCCAGCTTGGATGGCTGCAGCTACAATGCCATCTACCTGTTGTCGAACACGGCCAaggagctgcagcagaagCTGTTCAAAATGCCTGGCTTCTACGAGTTCATGGCTAAGGCCAGTGCGCAGGAGAACGGAGCCGGTGGTGCagccactgcagctgctgcagcccTCTTTAACAATTGGGGGATGCACTCCAAGTACTCGGGCAGCGGCTCCAATATCTTCAACGACGCCAACAAGAGCTGCGTGTACATATCGGGGCCATCTGGCATACTTGTGACCGTCACCGATGAGGTGCTGAACAACGAGATCAAGGATGGCAGCCTCTACGCAATGGAGGTGCAGGCCGGCAAGGTGATCCTTAAGCTGATCAACAAGCAGGACAACAACTAAGCTATGTTTTGGCAACGCAGATGCACTGTAGTAGTCACCACCCGAGGAATCAAGTATAGTTTATAGCATTTACACGCAGAAAGATGGCACATTGAAACCGTTTTTTATGTAGGTTTTAATTTGTATGAGATTTCGCGCAGCAATTTTGAACAAGTAAAAAGCAAGCAGCCCCCAACCCTGTTCCCTAATATCTTTGTTAAAGAACTagtgcaaaatatttaagtttcgTTTTCAGTCCTCACtttaagttttgtttattttatatgtattttatacCACCTACGATATTCGACTACATATGCACATTTAATTCTCCGATGCGATTGCATTTCGATTCGTTCTTTTCctacttttaatttcttttatcGCTATGGCGTATGCTTATCACTTAAATAACTATTTGTTTGTAGAACCACACCAATATCAAATGTTTGAAGTAGaaagaaaaaacccaaaaaaaaaacaataaatttaaaatattgattattACCTTGAAGTACAGTACCACGAATACAAGAATTGATCAATTGTTTCGAAGCAGA from Drosophila yakuba strain Tai18E2 chromosome 2L, Prin_Dyak_Tai18E2_2.1, whole genome shotgun sequence includes these protein-coding regions:
- the LOC6528873 gene encoding upstream-binding protein 1 isoform X2; the encoded protein is MALSFLSQNSGLLDLQSIFDPQYSHHQQQQHLSHHPQHHTQQHQNQQLQQQVEQIQQHHQQRNLSTKFDLNLFNELDQMEFNNLNRSQYQNNNNNNHISNNQNSNNNTTNGISENLNQIQNRHFISGYHHQHIGSDYEQVINFVDSPPNSEESWTDGQSKDSPGPQIIDVQTIFLNSGSRKRRMDWDSLDIGQSENSPTASQSGELPTKVAHQEKDKHKREKHSGRSSWSDDIGFDLNAEFNSNSYLNNESFLSFSPTLTTLKQEPQTEQIKPSPKASLDNAAASPPIAIAKLDEVQNSPPQAIPGQDSANGPGSAGNGKHDVNSGLACGCGSPQGSPIANAEYELNEKGKPQQLSVLDPAKIEIGSANGAPHADDHKFQYILAAATSIATKNNEETLTYLNQGQSYEIKLKKIGDLSLYRDKILKSVIKICFHERRLQFMEREQMQQWQQSRPGERIIEVDVPLSYGLCHVSQPLSSGSLNTVEIFWDPLKEVGVYIKVNCISTEFTPKKHGGEKGVPFRLQIETYIENTNSATTSGSGSNNSASGSGSGNSGSTAPASPERTANGSNGKQAVHAAACQIKVFKLKGADRKHKQDREKIQKRPQSEQEKFQPSYECTIMNDISLDLVMSTTTTGCYSPEYMKLWPNSPVHIPKYDGILPFAPSAASPATSSSPIAINSVTSTNSPTLKLMDTTNMVSPQHVPADIDDYSQNIMPESTPSQVTQWLTNHRLTSYLSTFAQFSGADIMRMSKEDLIQICGLADGIRMFNILRAKTIAPRLTLYASLDGCSYNAIYLLSNTAKELQQKLFKMPGFYEFMAKASAQENGAGGAATAAAAALFNNWGMHSKYSGSGSNIFNDANKSCVYISGPSGILVTVTDEVLNNEIKDGSLYAMEVQAGKVILKLINKQDNN
- the LOC6528873 gene encoding upstream-binding protein 1 isoform X1, encoding MALSFLSQNSGLLDLQSIFDPQYSHHQQQQHLSHHPQHHTQQHQNQQLQQQVEQIQQHHQQRNLSTKFDLNLFNELDQMEFNNLNRSQYQNNNNNNHISNNQNSNNNTTNGISENLNQIQNRHFISGYHHQHIGSDYEQVINFVDSPPNSEESWTESSSLIEQITIVVDGQSKDSPGPQIIDVQTIFLNSGSRKRRMDWDSLDIGQSENSPTASQSGELPTKVAHQEKDKHKREKHSGRSSWSDDIGFDLNAEFNSNSYLNNESFLSFSPTLTTLKQEPQTEQIKPSPKASLDNAAASPPIAIAKLDEVQNSPPQAIPGQDSANGPGSAGNGKHDVNSGLACGCGSPQGSPIANAEYELNEKGKPQQLSVLDPAKIEIGSANGAPHADDHKFQYILAAATSIATKNNEETLTYLNQGQSYEIKLKKIGDLSLYRDKILKSVIKICFHERRLQFMEREQMQQWQQSRPGERIIEVDVPLSYGLCHVSQPLSSGSLNTVEIFWDPLKEVGVYIKVNCISTEFTPKKHGGEKGVPFRLQIETYIENTNSATTSGSGSNNSASGSGSGNSGSTAPASPERTANGSNGKQAVHAAACQIKVFKLKGADRKHKQDREKIQKRPQSEQEKFQPSYECTIMNDISLDLVMSTTTTGCYSPEYMKLWPNSPVHIPKYDGILPFAPSAASPATSSSPIAINSVTSTNSPTLKLMDTTNMVSPQHVPADIDDYSQNIMPESTPSQVTQWLTNHRLTSYLSTFAQFSGADIMRMSKEDLIQICGLADGIRMFNILRAKTIAPRLTLYASLDGCSYNAIYLLSNTAKELQQKLFKMPGFYEFMAKASAQENGAGGAATAAAAALFNNWGMHSKYSGSGSNIFNDANKSCVYISGPSGILVTVTDEVLNNEIKDGSLYAMEVQAGKVILKLINKQDNN